A stretch of DNA from Strigops habroptila isolate Jane chromosome 1, bStrHab1.2.pri, whole genome shotgun sequence:
GAGGGCAGCTGCCCTCTTTAGATGTCAGGCAGCTTCAAACACAGATTTGCCTGCGggagacatttcattttatcagaaatctttaaaaaatgcattttgtacaGCAAATCCAGCAGTATTACAACTGTCTTGGTGGGGAGACCTCAAATTCTTTAATACAACAAGGAGTTAGGAACCAAGGAGTGTGAACACTACACATCCGAAGGAAGCAtttgtgctgctctgagctTACATGCCGTGTTGATCTAGGAGTGATCTCAGTGAGAAGGAGTTTAATACTTAGGCTGTAGTATGATAAATCTTCATGTCTAAAATTCTTCAGAGCTTCATCCTGTGAACAGGACACTAATGGGGAAGGTTTCttcattgctgctttgctgttgcaGAATTGCTTCAGTATTGCCACCTGTTAATTTGTCTGTGTCTTTTTATCTGTACATACAAATCtacttggaaaagaaatcagagaacTGGAGTGAATAACTGTGAAAAGAGTATGCTGATATTCACCAAAATTTGTACTGTACTGGAGGACAGAAAGGCAGTGACCAACAGTTGACAGGGTCTTTACGTTACTATGGAATGTATCACAGCAGTCCACGTTCTAGCTTTTTGTATGGAAATGGAGCATGTCTGAGACGATTGTTTCTGGGCTTAAAGCTTAAAGTGATGTTTTGAATTTCAGGCCCATTATGTCAGAAGGTCCCGTAGTGCTACAAGGAAACGTAAACGTGATGAGTCTGAAACCCCTAAATCTGTGGCACGGAGTCGCAGCTCCTCTCGCACACCACGGGATGTTTCTGGTCTTCGTGATGAAAAGGTTTGTTATTTACCTTTATAGCAATTAATTCTTAGCAAATTGATGTTGGGTCCCTCAACACAAGAGAGCTGCAGACCggttggagtgagtccagaggaggccatgaagatgctccaagggctgaggcacctctgctatggagcaggctgagagagttgcgcttgttcagcctggagaagagcaggctctggagagatcttagagcagcttccagtgcctaaaaagGCCAACAAGaaggctggagaggggctttttacaagagcatgtagtgataggacaaggaggaatggatataaactgacagaggggagatttagattagatattgggacaaaattctttactatgagggtggtgcggccctggcacaggttgcccagagaagctgtggctgccccatccccggcagtgttcaaggccgggttggacggggcttggagcaacctgctctagtggaaggtgtccctgcccgtggcaggggggttggaacacagtgatctttaaggtcccttccaacccaaaccaggctgtgattctataatcAGCCTGATTGTACTTAAAGCGACCTCTGGGAAACATCACACTGGCTGGTTCTGTTTGTCCAGAGttcatctttctcctctttgcagCTTCATCTTTGGTTCATTTGAACTCTGTGCCTCAAAAGTGCCTTGTTCATTCTTACAAATAATGCAGACTAAGGAAGTACACTATAAATTTTTGTCTCAAATGCAAGTCTGAAGGAAGAATTCTACAAACTGTGGAGTTCCTCATTCAGTAAGTTAGGGATTCCAGGGATAGTGCGATCATAGTGTTGGAGtactggaaaaagaagagttCTGCTAAGGAGGATTAGCATCATTTGCATCGAGCCTGTCCTACAGTATGTTGGGTATTAGTTCATGTCCTTGTTAAAATCAGCTGGATTAGtggtttttaaaaggtaaagcTGGTCACCTGAGTTACTGAGGAatggtggtttgtttgtttttaaatagatggTGAAGAAGGTCAAGATTATGGCAAAGAAAGCTCAGAAGAAGATGAATCGCCTGGGCAGGAAAGGGGAGTCGGACAGACACATATTTAACTTGAGGCCAAAACATCTGCtggctggaaagagaaaagctggtaaaacacagagaagataaAGGAGTCTTGtgaattcaaaataaaaactatgtCTGTGAAGACTGATTTCTTGTCCTGTCTTCCTTTTCAGTATTAGTGTTAAAAAAGTACATGGCTTGCATTAGTGGCTAAGATAGCTGAAGCTCAGAGAGGGCAAGTTCTCATACCCTCATCTTGTAGAATGCTTTATCTGCCCAAGGCAAAAGACACTGTCAAAAGTGCAATATTCCCTTTTTATCCCTGGTTGGTCAAGAACAAGGTAGGAATTACCCAGAGGTTAGCAAAGTTATGCATTATAAATATGCTGCCTGAACACTACACTTAAAATGCCCAGATTTAAAGATTTAATGGGAATCCAATGAAATGGGACgttaaaaacaaaatggaaagaatcCTTAAATTATTATCACTATTAAAATACAACAAGGTAAGAAGagtgtggaaagaaaacaacagccCAAGGTTTTAGCTTAGGTATTTTAATGACAGTctttaatattgtattttaaaagtatttcaagtatttgaaAAGTACTGTAATACATTACTTGAGTAATGTGGCTGATTGATTGCACCAAATTAATAACTGAGTGGTTACACAGCACCACTGTTCCCTCACCCACTATTATTTTCAAGACAATACATCAGGTCAGATCAACATACAACAGCCTTTGCTCTAACACTTTTAACTATTGaaccctgggagctgctggcacaTGGGAAGCTTCAGTGCTGCAGTCATGACTGggacaagaaagagaagcatGTTAACCACTGGGAAAAAGGAGTTTGACCTTAAAACCAGACACAGGCTGGTTACAACTGTTTTACGCGCAATGAGAAGCAGTATGAAAGACATCCTATTCCAGCAAGACACCTCTGGGAGAAGTTAAATTTAGAAATCTATGTTGAGCTATCTGCTAACAGAAGACATCACAATTgatgaataaaataaaccacaaagcCCAAGAATCTTTAATTCAAATTGAGAGACCCTTCAttatttgtcttattttataAAGCCTTCCACTCTACTCTTACTACTAGCAATTGACAGATCAAAAAAGATCAGCTCTTGCACCCTGGTGCAACTTCTGATTAACCAAAATCAAGACCGGGTGTAAGCCCACAGATTGTTAATCTTGAAGTTTGGAGTTCAAAAGGTTTGAGCTGTCCGGATGACCATTACAGTAGATGCTGcatgaaaaaaagcttttatcagGATacctttgttttctggaaattgGAGAAGAGCCATTTAATTCCTGCATTAGACAGGCACTGTTTGTGTGTGCTGTAATTAACACACCCCCTCTTTTTTAAAGGTATGTCCAGTATTTAACCATCAACTGACCAGAAAAGGGtggtgggaagaaaaacattggGAGAGAGGGGGGTGTTTGGGCTATTATCTAAAGCTATGACATCTATTGCAGCATTTCAAAGTGAAACTGATCACACAGACACTCCAATTACTTAAGCTTTTATGTGCTCAGTTAATTATAGAGTACAGTAGCTGAAgagatttgctttctgcaattAAAGTCATCCTGATGACTTTGAATTAATTGGGTTTTTCTTCGGGCAACTAGCCTGCTCAGCATCAGTGCAGAGCTTGCATCCGTGTGtcatcactgctgcagaggggcCAGGCCCACCGGAGGAGCGGGACAGCGTGTGGAGCTGTGCAAGGGAACAAGAGCACAGCGGGCACACACAGGCTGAGGATCTCGTGTATCACACCAGGTAATGGAGAAGCACGAGCCTAGAGGTTTCTTATGTTACCATTAGCCATTTTACATGAGGTCAAGGTTAACTCTCCCATGAGGAACAGggctggggggaaaaaggtgaagacagaagaaaaaccaTTGGCTATAACATCTCCGTATGAAGTTACTAAACATGCTCCAAGTGGACCAGACTTCTGCACTCAGTAACATGAGCTACTGTTGTGTCAATGAGACAGCACATCATTGCCAGCTTTCAGCATCATTTCCCCCAGCTATTTACATTCGGTGTATTTTCTCGTGATCAATGAATTTGTTCAAATTATGCAAGTTATCCCAccacttaaaaagaaaggtcTCTGCAATGAGTTTAAACCACGGAGTAATCTTAACTTCATTCCTGGAAGCTTTGTCCAAGAGctgtttcagttctttctgtGTCACGTAGCAGTGGCTTTGGATCTCGTTAGGGTCGGGATTCAGCGTTACGTCCTTCTGTACAAATAAGATATAGTCTATCTCATGTTCTCCCCAGATCCCGTCGGACTTGGCCTTGTAGTGAATTCGTGTCAGGTACTGGATTTCTTCTGGAGTCACCTGCAGCCAAAACACTTGTCAAAGCTAGTGCCAAACTGGAACAGTTGCACTGCTAGGCATGGCAGTAGAGCTACCAGCTCCTACCTGCTTCCTTAAACCTTATTTTGCCCCCAAGTGTACAACTGCAATGTACTTCTTCACAAAGaattactatgaaaaaaaattctattgcACTTTGATGACATGAAGTGTGCAGCATTTCTCTGTAGTCAGACTCCCCTGTAATATTCTGAGTGGATTTTGACTgttcatcaggaactgtagtgaaggacaagggggaatcggtttaaacttaaacaggggaagttcaggttagatataaggaagaagttctttacagtgagggtggtgaggcactggaacaggttgcccagggaggttgtggatgctccatccctggcagtgttcaaggccaggttggatagagccttgggtgacatggtctagtgtgaggtgtccctgcccatggcaggggggttggaactagatgatcttaaggtcctttccaaccctaaccattctatgattctatacacaaagttttaaataacttttacCAGACCCGAAGCACCAATGAACACAAATGCTTGCACCTACCCCCTACCTCCCAAGGGAAAGACGTGACAGCCACCTAAAGCTAAGGTCAGAACTGCGTTTGACAGACCACGCACACCCCCGTCTACTGGGCAAGTGGCAGACCGGGTAATTCATTCTGGGGCTAACCTCTCCATCGTGTTGCACTCTGCTCCTCCCGTGTCCCACAACACAAACGTAAAGTTACAAAACGCGGGAAGAGATCTGGACCAGCAGCATAGTTCAGGCAGCTTCACCCTGCTCCCTGTGCACTCCCAAACTGCCACCAGAAAGGAAAGTACCAGAAGCAGGCTGCATGATTGTTCTGGAACAAACACCAAGCGCCCTGGCCACCCTATTTCCCATTGGAAACTTGGGATTGCAGAGGGGTTTGTACATGGCTGTTGGCAGCATGTTCACAGCGATgccctccaggagcagcagtCCTACCAGAAGTGTGCAGCACTCCGCTGTTGTCCTGGAGGAAGGATGTCATGTTGCCTCCCCCTGGGCAAGCAGGAGAGCCTGcccagctggaaaacacacagGCTAGGCATGAAGCAATGCAATTCTTCATCACAGCCTGATTTACTTTTTGGCTCATACTCAGCCCGAGCACTGGAATATTCTAAAATACCATTTACTGAGGTGAACTTTTGATACCCTGGAACATAAATGAAGTTTCAAGTTCACTAAGCTCTCTGTATCTCCAAAGTTAAATCTGGTTTTAGGTTTCAGGCTGACCCTGGCTGCCAGATACAGTTAGTCTGTAAATTGGCAAGAATTCCTGTTTCTCCCTTCTTCTGTTACCTGCTCCATGGGAATTCCTAGCTCTGCTTTCAGTCgtctctgtgctgctctccGAACACCGAtagcattattttcttccagttccAGGGGATGGCTTAGAGGATGACTGCAGCAAGTGTTGGTAAAACAATCTGCAAGAAGTTTTGATCAGTACATTTCTGACACATATaaagcagtggggaaaaaaagaaacaaacaacaaaacccccaaaaccccaaaccaaacacaaacccaaaagcCCACCACCAAAAACCCGCCAGAGACACAGGACAGTTACTCAACGCATCACaactttgtttctcttttgcagagaAGGgtcagagaggaaggagggtGTTTTCacctcttatttttcttcacctATTTTGCACCAGAATTTGCCTCTACATGTACACTGCAGGTTAGTGTTTGATACACATGGAGACATGCATTCTCATACCCATGACAACACCTACTTAAAAAGCACGTTTATGAAGGCCTTGTTTATCCTGTAAATGccaattaaaattacttttgggAGTTTATATGCAACAGAACATTGAAAATATTCCCAGAGCTTCAAGAGCAGCTGCCTGTAAGTAGAAGTACATAAGCAGTTCACGCTCATGTTTAAAGGACAGACCCTCTATTTCAAGtatatgaaaaattactttttcagttaTGTAGAGTAACTGTGATTGATCAACCTTTTATCTGTAAAAGTCCAGCTCAAAAGCACCTAAAATAGAGCCAGGTTACCTACAGAGTACACTGCAGCATTTTGAGTAGCTAGCAGTAAAGGCAAAAATGAAAGATCTCTAAAGTAAAGATTCccttggaaggaaaaagaggtcTCTCTTCCAGGAGAGGGTTAGAAACACTCGAATTCATTTTCCATCAAAAATTCTGAAACAGACAGCTTTGTGCCTCCTCCAGCATGCCTTGTGTAAGctatttttctctcattatttTTACGCCTCTCCAACTGCATTCAATAGTAGCAGTTCAGGAGTCTCAAAAATTATGTCTGGTCACACAGTCTCACTTCTTCTACAGTTAAAAAAAGTGTTGGTGAAGACACACACAGCTAAAGGTCCATGCATCTCACTGAAGCACAATGCAGCTGCTTCCAAGCAGCAGGGCTCCGCTGCGTATCACCTATGTGTCTTTACTAGTGGCATGAGAACACTCTCCACAGCTACCAGAGCAATTCCTTCAGCTCCATGAAATAAGTCTTGCAGCAGAGGAGGTAAACAACAACACTCTGTGCTTGCATAAACAGGATCAAACATGTCAAGGAACAATCATTTCCCAGGAACATATATAGCAATAAAAAACCGTTCTCATTGTCTTACATCATCTACAAGGCAAGTACATCTTTCAACATCAGTACAAGGGGAGTATTTAGAAGTATCTCCTCTCTAAAGAAGTGAATTCTAATACCTAAAAATGAGTTACACTATCAGATTAGGCtggcatattttttaaaatactgatctaaataaaacattttgataaATACAGTGTGCTTCAGTACTAACctggaaatgtaatttttgcaCTTGACCTCTGCTGCAataacagtttattttctgtattaaataagaaaacactgaaagctCGGTGCAGTAAAcctgaaaatagaaaaacaaaacacagagagctatttaacagagaagagaaaaaccaTATGGAGACAGTTTAAGGGCTTAGAACAGCCTCATTTTGGCGTaatctaattaaaaattaattaaaaccaagGATTTGATAAAAAACTTCAGAGTTATTATTCGGGGGTTTATGTCAGCTTATGCAAATAATATGAAATTAGAGAAGTGCTAAGAACGACAACGCAACAGAAGAGTTCTTCTAAACTCGGTCAGTTTGCCATTCTGAACACTCGCATTTGGGCAAGCTTCTAGGAGGGCTCAGCATCTGAAAATCCACTATCAAAAAGAGATCACAAAAATTCCTAAGAAAACCTGTATGAAATTTCAAGACACTTCAGGAACTGCAAAAGTACAACGGAAAACAGGCTCTTAAAAACAGTACAATTGCTTTTTTCTGCACCTTTTGAGTTTGTTACTCATAAAATCACGGAACAGTatgggttggaagtgaccttaaagctcatctagttccaacccctgccatgggcagggacaccttccactagaccaggttgctccaagccccattccTCACTCTTCAGGAAGATGTTTTCCCTGAGTACAGAAAAGGAAGTCACAAACTACTATGAGAGATTTACGAATCTGACCACCTCAAATAAACCCCACGTTGTTATCAATTAGAATGACACCAACAAAAACACCTTTCCTGTTAGCAGTATTTGAAGTAGAACTCTGTGTGAAGAACTTAAAAATCAAAGCCTCTTCTACTTGAAAAGAACTCAGTGGCATTCTTTAGGAAAAGCTACACAGAATCGGGTATCTATAATAGGCTATAATGGGATAATAGGATTTTTATCACCAAAATGGGATTCAAAAGTTTTTATCAAGACATGCAGCTTATATCTGGAATCAcacatttctctccttttccactgCCTCCAATTGTGTGTTCCTCCATAttgcagtgcttttaaaattagatactgtatgctggggaggagggggtgtGGGGAAGCACTTGCCCTGGTTTGATCAACCTATTAATGTAATCATGACTATATCTCTAAACATTCGTTCAACTTAATGGTTCTTATAGAAGGTTCAAGCAAGCCGTACCTTTATCAATGTTTTCATTCAAGTGGCAGTTTTTCTTGGTATCCGCTCCAATCTTGTTATCCTTCTCATCGATCAGGATGCACATCTCTGCCAAGAGCTGCACCTGCTGCTCATCCAGGTGCTCTGTGTTTACCTCAGGCATCGCGACGGTGGCACACGTTCTActggaaacaaaaacaacagaacGAAGAGCCACTCTACTAAAAACATCCATAATGTTCTGGGCAGAGTGGGAGAAACAATGAAACcagggtttttttaggttttctgACATGGTGTAAAGTGTGCACCAACTGTATTTCAGGGGGTTCACATGTCTTTAGCTTGCTGAAACTTCCTGTCCACAACACAAATCACACAGCAACGTCTGGCAGGTGCTCACACGAcctctttctcatttctcccaaagcccctgcagcagctgctgctgaacagctGCGCCAAATGGAACGCTTCGAGAGGGTGGTAGTGCAGGAAACCCAACTCCGAGCTTGACCCTGCACAACGCTCACCTCGCCTAACCCCACCGCCTGTGCCCGTCCCGCACACCGACCCTGCGCTGCACTTACAGTGCCGCACGCCGTGTGCACAACCGGTTCCCCCCATCAGTAACAACTAAGCCACAACGCTTCCCTGACCCGGCACTCCACCCCCCACACCCTGCCTTCGCGGCCCCCGTCCACGCTGCagccagctcccactgccctcTGCCTCCGCCGCCCCCTTCCCCGCCGGGCCCCGTTCCGCAGCGGCTGCCCCGCTCCCGCTCTGCGCAGCCCCGTGCCCCAGCAGCCGCCCTCCCCTGTGCCCTTCCCCGCCGTCACCTCCGCGCCCGGGCCTTCTCCCCGCGCAGGCCGGTGGCGGACGCGAGCGCCTGGTGCCGGCCCCACACGCGCCGGCGGCAGCACCGCCCCTGAGGGACGGCGGCTCCGCGGCAGGCCACGGCACCGGCTCCGCGCAGCACGCGCCACATGGCCCGTCACCCCGCTGCCGCCAATGGCAGCGCCCCGCCACACCGACGTCACCGCATCGCACGATCGCCCCACCGCGGCGCGACCTGCCCGGGAGGAGAGACTGAACAGCGACGGAGCGGCGCAGCCAACTGCAGCGCGGCTAGGTAGAGACACTGACCAATAGGAAGAGGGGATAACGGCGAGCTAGCCAATGGGAGCGGGAAGCAGAATCAGGCCGCGGCCCCGCACAGCCGGGCACGGCCGTTTCCGGCAGAATGGGCGGGAGGGGAGCGGGCACCGATGCTGGGGCGCGGGTCCGGGCATCTTCCGAGCCAGCACCCAGGCCCGGTGGTGCCGGGGCGAGGGCGGATGGAGAGCGGTACGGGCCAGTTAGAGGTACCGCACTGCAGGAAGGCGGCCCCCAGGCCTTCAGACGGGGGCAAACTGAGCTGCCGCGACTCGCAAAGATAGAAGGAGCCTGTGTGCTCTCCTGGCGGCGAGGAGGTTTGGGTATTTCTAACCCTGAGCactgctttctgtctttccatcCGTCCAGGAAAACCTGAGAGCTGCACCACAGTGCCGGCTCCTGCAGGTGTACCTTGCTTGTGGCAAACAACTCCTGGGTCGAATTTATACTCGGGTCTGGGGGCGTTCTTTCAGGCAGACGCCCTGACCACGAGACTGGAGCCACAGGGCTTTTGGCAGTCACGTAGCACACTtggatgtttttctttgctccATAGCAGCACCCCTTGAGCCAAAGAGGGTAGGTGTGTGCTGCACAGATCAGAGCCTGCGGCACTCTCCAAGGTGGGGAACACTGGTTGTTTCCCCTGCTTCACTGACAGCTAGAGTTTACAGAAAACTCTGTTAGCCAAGGTTGAAACTGACAAACTTCCTAAGTTCTCAAGGGACAGAGAAAGGAACCAAGCACAGGCAAGATGTCAAGGTGAGCCTTTCCAATATGTGTGTCTAGAACTGCACTAGGTAGCTGGTCTAAAGGCAGAGGAACGTCAATATCTCTGTAGAAACTTCACACCACTGCGATGGAGTAACTTTGGAGTAAGGCTTCTTTTGCTGACTTAATGCCTTATGCAGATTTGGGTTTATGGTTAGGTTCCACAAAAGACCTAGAAATGATGATTCACATGTTGTCTTGGAGGCATCACTCTTTGTGATCGCCTCTCAGCTCACATTCCAGCATTTTGGTCTGTCTTGATTTTTCCCGTGAACAGGACAGATGGCCTTTCATTTTGAGATACCATTAACAAAACAATGTTCAAACTGACAGTTAATGTCCTACAAGGGGAGTATCTTACAGGGGTTTCCCTGTGCAGAACTTGATAAAGGGAGCGTAAGGGCAGGAGGTGGTTTGAGTGGAAGCCACCTGAAACCAGCAGAGAGCATCAGAACTGGGAAACCCccccaacaaccaaaaccaactgaCACACCAGCTGCTATATATCCCTTTAACTATAGAAAACACAACATAAAACCATTAATGTTAACTGTGTTATTCATTAATGTATTACAAGTGTAATATCATTGCAAGAACATTAGCAATAATTAACATGCACTCTCAGAAAGGACTGAAACATGCACATATTACTTTTTATCCCGAGTCACTGTTGAGCATGAAAACACAGTAACTGGAAATTGAGCTCTGTAGAACTACTGGTAACATCCTTCACCATATCGATCACTCACTACTTTTATTGAtccagatgaaaaaaaagaaaaatcttcatttttttcttctgtcattctCCCAGTGTAACCAAATGTAAGTGTCACAAATCTACCCAAAATGCTCAAACTACTGAGATGGAGATACAAACCAGCATTTCATATGAAGACAACAGAGTTAACAACAAACCCTCCGGAGAACGAAGCTCTGTTGGAATAGAAACTTCTACCCTAAAAGACAGAGATGGGGTCTGCACGTGAGGCACAGCTGATGTATGACACACAGTGATGAGCAGATGTACACAGTGACATTCAGGCTACACAGTGGAGTGAGACCAGAAAAACATCCCCATAAGTAatggataaaagaaaaaaagagggttttttccttcctagtaaTAACTATTGAGAACTTCTATACAGGCACTTTAGAACCTGTCAGAAACAACTACAGTTCCTGTCTTGCACAGACAAAGCACTTCACTTGGAGCAACGTTCGTGAGCACCATGTCTGATATCAAGTCCTGGTGGATAATGGGAGGTAGAAAAGCAGCCAAAAAGGATGAGACACACTAAATAACCCCTTTTCACAAAACAGACAAGGGAGAAATTACCCAAGCCTCTAACCAAAGACACTTTCAGGATTACGTGCTTTGTCACCTGTATCATTGTTTCTCTCACTCCCCTCCAGACTTGCCCTGTTCCTTCAGCAAAGTTCTTTGTGttgaaaataaagcagcctCATTTTTGTAGTGGTATGCATTTCATTGAAACCTCAGAACTTTTACTCCACCCCACATAAAGAGAGGCATGCCTGAAGTGACATATACATGCTTTTAAGTCTTGATTTAATTTATGCATCTCCTGAACTCTGCTGACTGTTTCTAAACACTTTACTAACAAGGTAAAAACAATGTCTTATCACCACTGAGAAATCTCTCATTTCACCTGAAAATCCAATCAGCTGCAAATCATTGACAGAATTTTGCTGTCTGCTaagatgaaaggaaatgtgACCCCCACCAAACCAGAGGAAAACATCTTCATTATCCAGCAAGTTAAAGAAGAAGATGGTAAAGCACAGGGTAAAGTATATGCTGAACAAACCAGGGGTTTGACCCCAGCCTATAACACATAGACTCTTGAGACACACCTCTTCTCAGTTTTCAGCTTTGCTAAGGAAAATTAAAGGCTTTCCCTTACTCTTTGCATCCAACCTCACTTAATCTGATATTTAAGACTTCTAGTTCACCCTTCTCATCTACAGAGCTATATTTGTTCCTGGTTTCTATGAAAAATCCTTGGATGTCTGCTCCTGCCCTGAAGTCACAGCTCTTCAAGAAACATTTAAGTGGTACACTTAtatacagaaaaacaacagcctGGATGAGGAGGTAAATAGCTTTCTGTCCTAATGAATCAACTGTTGTTCATTTGACCCTTCTTTCTTAAAAGGCCTGTTTCAGGAAAGTGGGTTGGCTTTAGCTCACTTCAGAGAAGGTGGATGGCTTTGTAGTAAAAATGTAATGCatgtatgctaaatatataagTAGGATATTGAATTTGCATTTAGTTTTGCTATCTTAGGCATGATGGAAAGTGCTACGATGGATGACTTCCAAGTGTTTTTGTACAGCATAAGGTGATTAATGATATAGGAAATTACTCTGTTAGAATAGAGATATTGGGATGTTTCCTATATGGAGGAAGaagtccttttct
This window harbors:
- the IDI1 gene encoding isopentenyl-diphosphate Delta-isomerase 1 isoform X1, yielding MWRVLRGAGAVACRGAAVPQGRCCRRRVWGRHQALASATGLRGEKARARSRTCATVAMPEVNTEHLDEQQVQLLAEMCILIDEKDNKIGADTKKNCHLNENIDKGLLHRAFSVFLFNTENKLLLQQRSSAKITFPDCFTNTCCSHPLSHPLELEENNAIGVRRAAQRRLKAELGIPMEQVTPEEIQYLTRIHYKAKSDGIWGEHEIDYILFVQKDVTLNPDPNEIQSHCYVTQKELKQLLDKASRNEVKITPWFKLIAETFLFKWWDNLHNLNKFIDHEKIHRM
- the IDI1 gene encoding isopentenyl-diphosphate Delta-isomerase 1 isoform X2 — protein: MWRVLRGAGAVACRGAAVPQGRCCRRRVWGRHQALASATGLRGEKARARRTCATVAMPEVNTEHLDEQQVQLLAEMCILIDEKDNKIGADTKKNCHLNENIDKGLLHRAFSVFLFNTENKLLLQQRSSAKITFPDCFTNTCCSHPLSHPLELEENNAIGVRRAAQRRLKAELGIPMEQVTPEEIQYLTRIHYKAKSDGIWGEHEIDYILFVQKDVTLNPDPNEIQSHCYVTQKELKQLLDKASRNEVKITPWFKLIAETFLFKWWDNLHNLNKFIDHEKIHRM